One Carettochelys insculpta isolate YL-2023 chromosome 1, ASM3395843v1, whole genome shotgun sequence genomic window, tcctgcctgcggacagggtgcagagcttgggggaccccagaaccccatcacagcaacaTCTTCATGAGGACCAGGGTTTTGGGCGGCCAGGAAAGTTACAGACTTAAGCTCCCAGCTCGTCTTTTGAAAGGGCCGTGCAGAGTCCCCTTGCGGGTGAGGCCTGAGAGGTCTGAGGCAATGGTCGCTCGGCGACAGGCGGTTTTTTTCTGGTCTTTAGGATTGGCTGGTTTCACCCATGTCTAATGCCCCAATAACAACTAGTTGGTGTTAAGCAGATAAATAGGTTTTCCAGACCAAGGAGCTTGGCGgtttctctctctcagcccaataacagatactacctcacccaatGTGTCTCTCTACTTTTCTGTGACCCATATAGCTACAGCAACACTGCCTCATTGCATCACGTAGCTGGCAGCTATAGTTGACTGTTGTCCTCCTCTGTGGATCAGCCACTagagggagaggcagaacccaTATTCCAGTGTGGCTGACGTGTGCTGGCCTTCCCTTGCCCGGGGGcgagatgtgggctctgggtcgtGGCTGGACATAACCCTGACCCTGGTGGATTGTCGGCTCAGGGCAGGCTGGGATAAGCTCCCCCAGCCAGCGCAGAGAGGACTCTTGTAGTTTGCTGCAGGGCCAGAAGCCAAGTTATGGGAAACCTGCCAGGTGCAgcccgccccttccccagcacTCTCCTGCCCGGTCTGGGGGCTGCCCACGGGAGTCGAGGCTCTGCCCCAGAGGGCACTCTGCAGGAGAGTTGAGCTGCAAGGGCAGCACTATTTGGCAGCCGGTACCTGCCCACGTGCCTCTGCCCATCAGCGGCCTGCTCTGCTCGGCACACTCACACCGCCTGCGAAGGCGCCGCGGCCGCGCTTGAGCCTGGCTCGTGCTCCTTGCTCCATCCCACTGGGTTCCAGGGGCCTCCCCCGGCGATCCCTGGGGCTCTTGCCtagcagccctgctcccaggggcCGAGCTGATGCACCTGCCTTGCTGTCTGTTTGCCCCTAGGGGTCATGACTTTGTTCTCCATCAAAAGCAACCACCCCGGCCTGCTGAGCGAGAAAGCTGCCAGCAAAATCAACGAGACCATGTTACGGCTGGGTaagaggggcagggcggggcttGCCTTGGGAGTCAGGATCCCACACGTGCCAAAGGGCCAGCCTTGTGCGAGCTCCTGGGGTGACCCAGTGCCTGCACAGGGCGATGGCACTGCCCAGGAGAAGACGCAGAAGGGGTACGACCCAGCTCCTGCACAGGGCGATAGCACTGGGCCAGGAGAAGACACGGGAGAGGTACGTGTGACTCACTTAAGCTGCTGTCGCCTCTGAGTCCCCAGCAAATACATGCCTGGTCTGAGGCTGCTGGAGGTGGCATCTTTTAGGTAAGGCCTGAGAGCCGGGTCCTGCCCACTCCTGTAGCCTGCGTGCCTCTCTGCCTGGTTAACACAGGCCTCCTGGCCAAACTCCAGCGCAAGCAAGTGCGTTTGGCCCCTTCGGATGCTGGGTGTGTTGTGCCTTTCCTGGTGTGAAAGTTCTGTGGTGCTGCCGTggccctccccagaggtggctgcattccacCCCAAGGTAACGTGGCCCCTGTGCGTACGGTGCATTCAGCTCTGCAGGGAGAAATGCACCTGAGAAGTGGATGCAGCAGAAGGCAGCGGTGCCGAAGGCGCCTGAGCCCTGGTTTGACCCCTCCCTTCACTGTTCCTGGTCGCTGGGCTTCCATCAGGGCTTCTCTCTGGCCAGCCGCCgggctcccagtcctggggcgGTGGGACTAACCCCCCGGCCCTTCTGTGCTTCCTTCCAGGCATCTTTGGCTTCCTGGCTTTCGGCTTCGTGCTCATCACCTTCGCCTGCCACTTCTACGACTTCTTCAACCAGGCTGAGTGGGAGCGGAGCTTTCGGGAGTACGTCCTGTAAGTGGGAACAggctgtgccctccctgccctgagggGGGGCagactcctccccccaccctgcagtcccctcccctctcccatcctgtccctctccctgaccggcctggccagggattaccgGGCGCAGGCGGCAGCAGTAGGGAGTCGCCTCTGGCAGCCTGCTGAGCTCCCTTCCACGCATCCTCCGGCCTGtagagccctgctcctgcaccggCGGCTGGGAGCGGAGGCCATGCTCTGCTGGCGGGAAGGCCCTAAGCTCGGTGGAGGCCACAGCGGAGTGTGTGCTgattgtggggggagggcagccccccacagctgccaccGCCGGCCCCCACCCGCCACGCCCTGCCCCGGGTAATCCCCCCGGttctgtccataggacagttcgGGCAGCTGCTCCGGGGACCCCAACGGCTTCGGGCCTGGGACGGCCGCTCCCCCCTCCTGCTCCGCCCCTTGCCTGTCTCTTTAACTAACCCTCACCCAGAGGGGCGGGACAAGTCTCCCTGGGGAGCTGCTTGTGATTTTAGTAGAGCTCCTTATGCAGCTCCGGAAGAAGGAACGATTTCCCCCCCGTTGGTGTGTCCCACGCCCCAGGCGGGAGTCTGGCCGCTTGTGGATCCCCAGCCTGGTGCTGCCTAAGCCATGGGAGCAGCAGTCCCCCGGGGATGTCCCAGCTGGCCCCCGGCTGGGTGTGGCTGTGCCGGCCGTCTGTGGCCTCGGAGCAGAGCCCTTTACCGCGGCACGAGGCCTGGGGGCAGTGTGACGCGGCCGAGCCCCAGGAACCTGCGACTCCGCGGACAGGCAGGGGCCCGTTAGCTCCTGTTAGCCCGTGTCTGTGCTTGGCGCCGGGTCGCTCCCTGCCGGCTGCTTCCAAAGCATGGGGCATCGGCTGCATCCCTGCCAGGCTCTAGGGAAGCTCTGGCCTCCTTTGCCCCCATCAGCGTGCTCTCTGGGCAGGCCGTGGGGCTGTCGAGATGTGAGGAGCAGACTCAGCCCCACGTTTCATCCCAATTCTGAgccacagctgctcctggcacctcCGCCTGCCCCGGGCTGCCCATTACCAAGGCCAGGGTGGGTTCCAGCCCCTACGCTGCAGGCTTCCGCCATGCCCCCCGGTTCTGCCGCAGGTGCGAAGCCAACGTGACCATCGCCATCCAGACCAACAAGCCAGTGCCAAACTGCGAGATCAAGAACCGGCCCAGCTTGCTGGTGGAGAAGATCAACCTCTTTGCCATGTTCGGCACCGGCATCTCCATGAGCACCTGGGTGTGGACCAAAGCCACCCTCCTCATCTGGAAGCGCACctggtgcaggtgggggcagctgctggggtccccgctgagcccaggagctggggggaccaCATGCCCATCGTCCCCaaggcccagcccggccccataGCCGTCCTCATCCACCAGCTGTGTGACGAATTTGGCAGGTCTCAGCTGGTTCCTGAGTCATGGGCTGGGTTCCCAGCAGAGCAGGCACAGAGCGGGCTGTGCCCATGCCAAGGTGGGCAGGGTTGGGTCTAAGGACTGGAGCAGGGGCAGTTGGCCCTCGGAGTCAAGGcggtggcagccagccccagcactgcagccaagGGTTGGAGTCAGGAGACTAGAATAGCTTTGGGGCAAAGGAaggtcagagctggggggggaggccggggctggagccaggcccaggctggggggaaggaggccgggggctggagccaggcccaggctggggggaaggaggccggggccggagccaggcccAGGCTAGGGGGAAGGAggccggggctggagccaggctcaggctggggggaaggaggccggggccggagccaggcccggggctgggggggaaggaggccggggccggagccaggcccgggcctgggggggaaggaggccggggccggagccaggcccgggctggggggaaggaggccggggccggagccaggcccgggctgggggggaaggaggccggggccggagccaggcccgggctgagggggaaggaggccggggccggagccaggcccgggctgggggggaaggaggccggggccggagccaggcccgggctgggggggaaggaggccggggccggagccaggcccgggctgggggggaaggaggccggggccggagccaggcccgggctgggggggaaggaggccggggccggagccaggcccgggctgggggggaaggaggccggggccggagccaggcccgggctgggggaaggaggccaGGGCTGGATCCAACACCAGGCTGGCACAAGAGTCACCAGACCGGCCCCTGGCCTGAGGCGTGGCGGGAGCCTCGCTCAGCCTGACCCATCACCTCCTGTGGTTTGCCCCAGCGAGCTCAGGGACGGCCCAGCCTGGAGGCTGAACTTGGCCCCTCGGCTGGCGGGAGGGAAGCTCATGCAGCCGCCCGCACCCGCATGGCACCTCAGTGCAGCTCTGCAGAGGGCGATGGTCTCCCCGGCTGTATCCAGACCCTTCCCCAGCTCTCCAGGCCCACCGCGCCGGTGGCTGAAGCCAAGGGACTTGTCCGCCCAGAGCAGAGGTCCGGGGGTTCCGTCAGGCTGCCCGGGGAGCTGCCAGAGGGGGTGCCGGCAGTGCTCCAACAAAGGCGTTGAGCCCAGAGGCGGGGTGCTGGACGGGGCCCAGCGCTGCCGGCGGGGCAGCCGCGAGCCCCCCAGCAGCCTTTGTGCTGAGGGAAATGCAGCTGGGCGCTGTTGCATCCTTCGCAGCCCCATCCTGGCCCTCTGCCCAAGTGGCCCCTGCAGAACCCCGGCCTTCGTGGCAGCGGCCTcccccagggagcaggctgggggactccagggaagggagggggacacCAGGCCTTTGGGCAGGAAGCCAGAGGGGCTCCCTAAGtgagggacagacagacggcTTCCTGGCTTAGCAGGAGGGGGCAACGCAGGAGCGGAAGTCCTGGCgctcagcacccccccccccaaggattTCCTGCCCCCCGCTGGAGCAGATCGGTGCCCGGCCCTTCCTTCCCCCCCCGAACCAGCGCTGCCCCCCAACCCGCTCTCACCCCTGCAGGCTGACCGGCCAGAGCGACGATGAGCCCAAGAGGATGAAAAAGAGCAAGATGATCGCCAAGGCCTTCTCCAAGCGGAAGGAGCTGCTGCACAACCCGGAGCAGGAGCTAACCTTCAGCATGCACACCATCTCGCACGACGGGCCCGTGGGTATGTCCCGTGCGAGGCGAGGGGGTTGGGCTTTGCACACCGTCTCGCACGACGGGCCCGTGGGTATGTCCCGTGCGAGGCGAGAGGGGTGTGGGCTTTGAACACCGTCTCGCACGACGGGCCCGTGGGTATGTCCCGTGCGAGGCGAGGGGGGTGGGCTTTGCACACCATCTCGCACGACGGGCCCGTGGGTATGTCCCGTGCGAGGCGAGGGGGTTGGGCTTTGCACACCGTCTCGCACGACGGGCCCGTGGGTATGTCCCGTGCGAGGCGAGAGGGGTGTGGGCTTTGAACACCGTCTCGCACGACGGGCCCGTGGGTATGTCCCGTGCGAGGCGAGAGGGGTGTGGGCTTTGAACACTGTCTCTCACAACAGGCCTGTGGGTATGTCTCGTGCGAGGCGAGGGGGTCGTGGGCTTGGCACACCATTCACATGACGGGCCCATGGGTATGTCCTGTGcgaggggaggggtgtgggctttGCATAGTGTCTCGCACGACGGGCCTGTGAGTATGTCCCATGCAAAGGGAGTGCCGCGTGGTGTTTGCACACTGGCTCGCACAACGGGCCCATGGATATGTGCCGTGCaaggggagcaaaggggacaTGGGCTTTGCACACCATCTTGCAGGACAGGCCCATGGGTGTGTCCcgtgcagggggtgtggggggacatgggctttACACACTGCCCCAGCGCAGGGCCCCTCTTCCATGCCGGATTCGCAGCCCCTCTGTCCCCGcttcccaggctgaggggaaggaTCCTTCTGCGAGCCCAGCTTTGCAGTGGGGGACATGGGACGCGGTTCTCAGCAAGGTGCCCCCTCTGTCCTCACTGGGGCTgtggtgcccccagcccagcctgtaaCACCTAGGTCTGAGCGTGCTTGTGATGCTGCCTTGTGGTTCGGCGTTTGGCTGAATCACAGCTCTCTCAGCCTCTGGGACAGCCCAGCTGGGTGAGGCCGATGGTCCCGCAAGCCCGGGAGCGTCTCTGGCCGTGGCCAGGTGCCCAAAGGAAGTAAACAGAGCAGGGAAACAGCAAGTGGCCCATTCCCCAGCCTGGAAAACAGAGGCCGGGGCACCCAGAGCACGGGGTTGCAGCCTGATCACGTGGCTAATAACCATCAATGGCTCTCGAGAGAGCGAGCCACGTCCTGGCCGCGGGGCCACTGATTTCCaaatcccccttcccccaccaagaCCGTCTTGTGCCCCGAGACCCAGGAGGCTGCCACAGTGGGTGATTGTCTAGCTGTTACCTGGGCGGCCCACGTTGCCATGACATTGGAGCACCCGAGTCTTTGGAATTACCCTGGCACGTCCCTGAGAGGGCAGGGCTCTTTGCCATTCGGCAGAAGGGAAACCAAGGCAGGGGAGGCTGAGGGTTgctctggcagagcagggaattggaCCCAGATGTGCCTTAACCCCTGGGCCGTCCTGCCTGGCTGTATACAGAATAGCAGCTGCTGACTCAGAGACTACAGAAGTTTTTACTCCTGTCAGCCCTGCGGTGCTGGGAGCCACATTCTAGCCTGGTTCCTGCAGCAGCTTTCCCTGCCGTGACGAGGAGCCCCTGAAAGGCCCAGACCGTGCCTCCGCGGCCCCCCTCGGCCAGAATCACTGCAGGCTGATTTCTGGCCCCTTCAGCCATCGCTTGGTTGCTGTTGGGGCTGCAAAGGCCTCTGGGATGCCAGCGGGAGAGCACGGCGCTGGCAGCCGTAAAGCGGGCCGTTCGTGCACGGTCCAACCTCTGGGGGTCAGGTCCGGCTTGAGGACATTGTATGGGCACTGGAGGGCCTCCCGGTTGGAACGGGACTGTTGTGGGGGCAGCTCGGGGATGGGGCAGACGGGGGTGACCGTGAAGGATCCCGGCCCTACCCGGCTCAGGCCGAGGGATTCCCCTCTCAGCTGAGCGGGCTGTCATTCTCCTCTGTGGCTCTCCTCCCAGCGGGTCTGGCTTTCGATATCAATGAGCCGTCGGCCGACATGTCCTCAGCCTGGGCCCAGCACGTCACCAAGATGGTGGCCAGAAGAGGAGCCATCCTGCCACAGGACGTCTCGGTCACTCCCGTGGCGACGCCCGGTGAGGCCCCGGGAAAGCGTGGGGAGGCGAGGGAGGCAGGCGGGTATCATGGGTGTGACGTTGTGCGCATCTACGCAAGGTCCTTCGCGTCTCACGAGCAGCTGGAAGGTTCTGTTGCGATCAGGGCCCCTTTGTAGTGGGTCAGGCCCTGCAGTCTAGTGTCtggcagatgggaaactgaggcagagagctgaaGGTCTACAGAGCCAAGCATTGAAAGCAGGTCTCCTGCTTCCCAGTGCCTTAGCCACGAGGCCGGCAGAGCACCCGGCTTCTAGGCGAGAAGCACTGGATTGGGAGTCAGGAGAATTTGGCGTTCCCTGTCAGCCTGGCGCTAACCTGGTCCATGATCTGAGGCAAATCCATGTCTGTGTTCAGCCTCCATTTCCCTGGGCGGAAAATAAGGGTGGTGATATCTGCCCACCGCCTGCTCGAGTGCTGTGGGGCCATAGGCACAAGGAGTGAAGTCACAGGGACAGGAGAGGGACCGTGCCCCAGCCGTGGAAATGCAGCTACGTCTGGGGTGGGCTCGCCGCACATGAAAGGCAGGGAAGAAGATTGCCAGGTGGAGCCAGAGGTGATGTAATTCCATgacctgatagatgtctgtcagggatggtttagacagtacttggtcctgccattggggcagggggctggactcgatggcctctcgaggtcccttccagtcctcgtgttctatgattctgtgacctggAATTTGGCTGTGACCAGCGTTcgccataagctgagcacttgggcagccactcagctgCTGAGCAGAGCATGTGCAGCTGGCAGCGGGTTTTGATGGGTGGGGGCACCTCTGCCCACGCCTCGGtgcaaatttattctgcacgtggatggaacgTTGGCTGAGATGCTCTGAACTGTCACAGCCCAGCGTTAAAACTGCCGCGTGAGATCCCAGACAGCGCAGGTCGGGATGCAAGTGAGGACTGAGGGCTGCTGGTAGAGCTGTGCCTGGTGGGCggaccagggctgggagagcagggaaCGGCAGATGGGCATGGCAGAGCTGTGGAAGGAGCCCCGTGACAGGAACAGGAAGGAGCCGGGGTTCGGATAGGGAGCCATCGGGAAGCAGCCAGGGAATCCCTGAGCTGGGCCTGGGGCGCAGTGACGGAGCTGGTGAGGACCACGCTTGCCCACGCTCAGGTCCAGCTCTTGCTGTCCCATTGGCTGAGCTCACCTGGGGTGTTGTAAGAGTTAGCCTACCCCGGAAGGGCCCTCTAACCCCGTCCCCTCTCTCTTGTCCCCAGTGCCGCCTGAGGAGAGGGCCAGCCTGTGGGTGGTGGAAGCCGAGCTGCTCCCGGAGCCGGAGAAGAGAGCCGGCCGCAAGAAGAAGCGGAGGAAGAAGAAGGAAGTCGGCCCACTGGGGCCTGCGCCCGAGATCTGCGACGGGGGCTACTTTGCCCCACAGGCCCGCAGTGCCGTCCCGCGCCTGCCCAAACTGCCCCGGCAGAAGTGCCTGGTCACCCTCCCCAGGGAGTCTCCGCTCGCAGGAGAGGTACTGCCCCCCGGCTCCTACCCTAGCTTGAGGCTTGGCATCTCCCAGCATGAAGGCCTGTTCGCCCGGGGACCCCAGGACAACACCGCCAGCTCCAGGAAACACACcgccgtccacctgatcagcagcCCCTTCTGCCCCGAGGCCGGGCCCCAGGAAGATCTGGCCCTTGAGGACAGCACAAGGTGCTTCCTGGCACGCCAGCAGCACAAGGGCacgtcccagctccccaccctgggccTGGATCCCCTCACCCTGCCCGGCAGGAGCGTCCCCTGTGGGCTGAGGACTCCGGGCAGGAGGGCAGCCTTCgcccccatccactcccagaCTAACCTCATGGATGCTGAGTTGCTGGATGCCGACTCGGACTTCTAGGCCAGCAGGGAAACAGGCAACCCTGGAAACTCGCAGCAGCATCACCTCACTCCTCAGAGTCTGCAGCCCCCGCAGTGGAGAGATGTGAGGTTACAGCTCCTTCCCCAGGTCCCAACCGTGGATGGTTTTCGCTCCAAGGCAGGTTCTCCTCTGTCGCAAACCTCGTCGCTCCCTTGGTAGCTTGTGGTGGCTTTTcaactccttccccttcctgggaTTCCTGCTGGTCTTCCCCCGCACCAGACCTTGGCCTGCCAGCTAGCGTTATTTATTGGTCCGCGGGCGACAGAAAGGAAACCAAAGGGACgtttgctggagctgcccccagcggCCGGGCTCCTGCGGGGATTGCGGGATGGATCCAGCATGTCCCAGCTCCCCGATGGAGTCGTGCGCTCCTCACCCTGCTGCATGGAGTTTCTCAAGGACTTGCCCActtgcagccctgccccagccgggtGCCGCGAGTCCTCCCAGATGTGTGGACCGAGGAGGGATGGGGATGAGCCTTGGAGAAGGAGAGGAACGTCCCTCCCTGGCTTGGTCTCAAGGTGGCTGTGGGTTCTGTCTGGAGAGGGTCTCCTGGCTTCCTTCTCCCAGGAGCTTTGCTGCCCCATGGACCAAGCCAggggtgaaaggaaagggctggTGGTTCTTTGCCGCGTAACTGAAATAGATGGCGGCAGAGCTGATTTAGGTGTCTGCCTGTTAAACTGTCCAGAGCCGCACCGCTCCCGGATCTTCACCCATTGGCTATTGCCAGGAGAGGTGGTACCTTTGTCCAGTGTGACACGTCACCAGCATCACCCTCGGTGACTCAGCCAATCAGCATAGCCCACCCTTGGGGGCGGGGACACATTACtacccgggggggcggggcgagaCTTGTGACAAATGGGACACATTGTGAgctgctgcagggggcggggggacaaggAGTCCCAGCTCGTAGTGCTGTGTGTGGCACTCGCAAAGCATTGTATGCTGGGATTTGGAGTCCCCTGCATTTTGGGACATGTAGTCCCCACCTGCTCCGTCTCTATGAAAGCCCCTGTTGGAGATCTGGCTTGGTAGCCAGGGAAGCACTTCCAAGCCAGCACACGGTTGCAGGGGAAGCCGACTGGGCCCCGCCCAGCAGATGCTGCTTAGCAGGTTTAAATATTTCAGTTGTGTTACCGGCATTTTTACTACCCGTACGTACCATGCACAGATGTTTACGAGGGTCCCAGCTGGAAATCCCTTGCAGGAATGCGTTGTGTCGCCTGCCTTGGGCCCAGACTGTGTTTACTGTCCTTTTCTCTGTGGACTACGAAACATTAATGCCCTTCTCACGTCCAACAGGTGCCCCGTGCTGAGGCACCGATCCCCATCCCACCGGCGTGACCCCACAGCAGTCAGCGGCATTCTGCTGGCTGGAACAGGTGTCACTGAGACCTGAAAAACGCCTTCCTGCTGTGCCCAGGTTGCTCCTTGTCACTGGCATCCCCTTAACAAAGATGCAGCCTGAGAGGATGGACtcttgctggggggggggcgttacTCCTCCTGTATCCCAGCATCCCCAGCATCAGGGAAGTGCCTTTCAATTGGCAGGTGGTGACACAGACAGAGCAGCTGTGCTCCAAACCAGAGTAGCTGCAGTGGCTCCTTCCTGCGAGAAGGGCGGCTGTGTTGGTGGCTGCGGGTTCCCCAGGTGGAGCACATCCAGAGCAATTGAAACGTCCTTTCGGGTGCCCTCCGAACCAGCCAGGTGGTTGGGATCCCCTTTGCTGGAGAGTTGGAGGTTCAGTGGGATGCGAGTCATGACTGGTCCAAAGTTCAGCAGCTGCGGGGTTCCCGCCTCCCCTGGCCCGGCAGGGAATCACTTCCCACTGGAGCGGGGTAAAGTTTGCAGGGTGGGTCGGGAGCCAGACTTCCAGTTTGGCACAGGGGGGTTGGGGACCAGCTAAGCCCATTCTAGCCAGATCtgaaccccatcccccaccccacaagtcTGGGGAGGACTGGACCTGGCGTTCTCAGTCAGTCTAacatggctcccagcctggctgcccaggggctAGGGACTTGGAAAAGCACCTAAGTGCCTTTGGTTTCTCCTGCCCCTAATTATCCTATTGAGGGTTCTGCATCCCAAACTCCTGTATAGGGCCCAGTTTACAAAGGCTGGCAAATAATATAATGCCCAGGAAAAATGCTGCCGCTTTCAGCTTGATTTAAGTGGTAAATAGTTCCATACGGGCCTGGGATTTCTGGAACATAAAAAGACTGTTTCAGACCCCAGCTGTATCGAGTTCAGTATCGTGTCTGACAGTGGCCCATGCCAATGTTTTGGAAGAAGGTGTAGGATTCCTAGTGGTTAGATATGGAATAATCAGCTCTTCAGGGTAGAGCCCTGCATGTCTACGGCTCACATGATACCGGTA contains:
- the SMO gene encoding LOW QUALITY PROTEIN: protein smoothened (The sequence of the model RefSeq protein was modified relative to this genomic sequence to represent the inferred CDS: deleted 1 base in 1 codon), which gives rise to MAGGLQRGPRPPGPARSRAQGMGWLRGPLLCGLLLGLGPGPGPGPPACRGAQLNASAARDRCKRAAPCERLRSNACLGSALPYAATSTLLAADSRSQEEAHDKLLLWSGLRNAPRCWDAIQPLLCAVYMPKCEDGQVELPSQTLCQATRGPCTIVERERGWPDFLKCTTDRFPEGCPNEVQNIKFNSSGRCEAPLVQTDNPKSWYEDVEGCGIQCQNPLFTESEHLNMHSYIAVFSSVTIFCTFFTLATFVADWKNSNRYPAVILFYVNACFFVGSIGWLAQFMDGARSEIVCRADGTMRLGEPTSNETLSCVIIFVIVYYSLMSGVIWFVMLTYAWHTSFKALGTTYQPLLGKTSYFHLVTWSIPFVLTVAILAVAQVDGDSVSGICFVGYKNYRYRAGFVLAPIGLVLMVGGYFLIRGVMTLFSIKSNHPGLLSEKAASKINETMLRLGIFGFLAFGFVLITFACHFYDFFNQAEWERSFREYVLCEANVTIAIQTNKPVPNCEIKNRPSLLVEKINLFAMFGTGISMSTWVWTKATLLIWKRTWCRLTGQSDDEPKRMKKSKMIAKAFSKRKELLHNPEQELTFSMHTISHDGPVAGLAFDINEPSADMSSAWAQHVTKMVARRGAILPQDVSVTPVATPVPPEERASLWVVEAELLPEPEKRAGRKKKRRKKKEVGPLGPAPEICDGGYFAPQARSAVPRLPKLPRQKCLVTLPRESPLAGEVLPPGSYPSLRLGISQHEGLFARGPQDNTASSRKHTAVHLISSPFCPEAGPQEDLALEDSTRCFLARQQHKGTSQLPTLGLDPLTLPGRSVPCGLRTPGRRAAFAPIHSQTNLMDAELLDADSDF